A single region of the uncultured Flavobacterium sp. genome encodes:
- a CDS encoding type II toxin-antitoxin system HicA family toxin, with the protein MASVNELLKLLKKDGWFLYKNGANHDLYRHATKQNQLTIPRHGSKEMANGTLNSILKAAGLK; encoded by the coding sequence ATGGCTTCAGTAAATGAGTTGTTGAAACTTCTCAAAAAAGATGGTTGGTTTCTTTATAAAAACGGTGCAAACCATGATTTGTATCGACATGCAACAAAACAAAATCAACTTACTATCCCGAGACATGGGAGTAAAGAAATGGCAAATGGCACTTTAAATAGTATTTTGAAAGCAGCAGGACTTAAATAA